In Burkholderia sp. GAS332, one DNA window encodes the following:
- a CDS encoding flagellar motor switch protein FliG: protein MSAEGVMKSALLLMSIGEEEAAQVFKFLGPREVQKIGVAMAALKSVTREQVDEVLQEFVREAETHTGMSLDSNEYIRSVLTKALGDDKAGAIIDRILQGSDTSGIEGLKWMDSAAVAELIKNEHPQIIATILVHLDRDQASEIVACFTERLRNDVLLRIATLDGIQPAALRELDDVLTGLLSGSDNLKRSPMGGIRTAAEILNFMSSNHEEGVIENVRQYDAELAQKIIDQMFVFENLLDLEDRAIQLLLKEVESEALIISLKGAPPALRQKFLSNMSQRAAELLAEDLDARGPVRVSEVETQQRRILQIVRNLAEGGQIALGGKAEDAYV, encoded by the coding sequence ATGAGCGCTGAAGGCGTAATGAAGAGCGCGCTCCTGCTGATGTCGATCGGCGAGGAAGAAGCCGCGCAGGTGTTCAAGTTCCTTGGGCCGCGTGAGGTTCAGAAGATCGGCGTCGCCATGGCCGCGCTGAAAAGCGTAACGCGTGAGCAGGTTGACGAGGTCTTGCAGGAGTTCGTCCGCGAGGCGGAAACGCACACCGGCATGTCGCTCGATTCGAACGAGTACATCCGTTCGGTGCTGACCAAGGCGCTCGGCGACGACAAGGCCGGCGCGATCATCGACCGGATTCTGCAGGGCAGCGATACCAGCGGTATCGAAGGCCTCAAGTGGATGGACTCCGCGGCGGTGGCCGAGCTCATCAAGAACGAGCACCCGCAGATCATTGCGACCATCCTCGTTCACCTGGACCGCGATCAGGCATCGGAAATCGTCGCCTGCTTCACCGAGCGTCTGCGCAACGACGTGCTGCTGCGGATCGCGACGCTCGACGGCATCCAGCCGGCCGCGCTGCGCGAACTCGACGACGTGCTGACGGGTCTGCTGTCCGGCAGCGACAACCTCAAGCGCAGCCCGATGGGCGGCATCCGCACGGCGGCCGAAATTCTCAACTTCATGTCGAGCAACCATGAAGAAGGCGTCATCGAGAACGTTCGCCAATACGACGCGGAACTTGCGCAGAAGATCATTGATCAGATGTTTGTGTTCGAGAACCTGCTCGATCTGGAAGACCGCGCGATCCAGCTGTTGTTGAAGGAAGTCGAGTCCGAGGCGTTGATCATCTCGCTGAAGGGCGCGCCGCCCGCGCTGCGCCAGAAGTTTCTGTCGAACATGTCGCAGCGTGCTGCCGAACTGCTCGCCGAAGACCTCGATGCGCGCGGCCCGGTACGCGTCTCCGAAGTCGAGACGCAGCAGCGCCGCATCCTGCAGATCGTGCGCAATCTGGCGGAAGGCGGCCAGATCGCGCTAGGCGGCAAGGCGGAAGATGCTTATGTCTGA
- a CDS encoding flagellar M-ring protein FliF codes for MDSSANSLINPDARMGLAGAQPGAGAAGAGQAGGAADLGGLGSNLGGNFGQRLSGLAQMRGNPRAPLIFAVALLVAIVAGLFLWSRAPDYKVLYSNLSDRDGGAIITALQAANIPYKFSDAGGAILVPAEQVHEMRLRLASQGLPKSGSVGFELMDNQKFGISQFAEQINYQRALEGELERTIESISSVKSARVHLAIPKPSVFVRDKEAPSASVLVNLYPGRALDEGQVLAITHMVSSAVPDMPVKGVTILDQDGNLLTQPSTGSGLDASQLKYRQQIERSTQQRIDAILSPLFGSGNAHSQVSADIDFSHSEQTSENYGPNGTPQQAAIRSQQSSTATEMSQAAASGVPGALSNQPPQPASAPITAGNGTPGVTTTPVSDRKDSTTNYELDKTVRHLEQPMGGIKRLSVAVVVNYQRVVDAKGHATMQPVSADKLAQVNQLVKDAMGFDQTRGDSVNVVNSPFTVDVDPDANLPWWRTPDMIALAKQIATYLGIGAVALFLYFVMVKPALRRAFPPPETAATAALPSPDDEPILLDGIPASEREGAVVQLETDSEMLALESAKHKYERNLEFARNIARQDPKIVATVVKNWVTDER; via the coding sequence ATGGATTCGTCAGCCAACTCTTTGATCAACCCCGACGCCCGCATGGGCCTCGCCGGCGCGCAGCCGGGCGCCGGTGCTGCCGGCGCCGGTCAGGCCGGCGGCGCAGCGGACCTCGGCGGCCTGGGGAGCAACCTGGGCGGCAACTTCGGCCAGCGTCTGTCGGGTCTCGCGCAAATGCGCGGCAACCCGCGCGCCCCGCTGATTTTCGCGGTCGCGCTGCTGGTCGCCATCGTCGCGGGTCTGTTCCTGTGGTCGCGCGCACCGGACTACAAGGTCCTCTACAGCAACCTGTCGGACCGCGACGGCGGCGCCATCATCACCGCGCTGCAGGCAGCCAACATCCCCTACAAGTTCTCCGACGCCGGTGGCGCGATCCTCGTGCCGGCCGAGCAGGTGCATGAAATGCGTCTGCGTCTGGCTTCGCAAGGTCTGCCCAAGAGCGGCTCGGTCGGCTTCGAACTAATGGACAACCAGAAGTTCGGCATCAGCCAGTTCGCCGAGCAGATCAATTATCAGCGCGCGCTGGAAGGTGAATTAGAGCGCACGATCGAATCGATTTCATCGGTGAAGTCGGCGCGCGTGCATCTGGCCATTCCGAAGCCGTCCGTGTTCGTGCGCGACAAGGAAGCGCCGTCTGCTTCCGTGCTGGTCAACCTGTACCCGGGCCGCGCGCTCGACGAAGGCCAGGTGCTGGCGATCACCCATATGGTGTCGTCGGCGGTGCCGGATATGCCGGTGAAGGGTGTGACCATCCTCGATCAGGACGGCAATCTGCTGACGCAGCCGTCCACCGGCAGCGGGCTGGACGCCTCGCAACTGAAGTACCGCCAGCAGATCGAGCGCAGCACCCAGCAACGCATCGACGCGATCCTGTCGCCCCTGTTCGGCTCCGGCAACGCGCATTCGCAGGTCAGCGCGGACATCGACTTCTCGCACAGCGAACAGACCTCGGAAAACTACGGCCCGAACGGCACCCCGCAGCAGGCCGCGATCCGCAGCCAGCAATCGAGCACCGCCACCGAAATGTCGCAAGCCGCGGCCTCGGGCGTGCCGGGCGCGCTGTCGAACCAGCCGCCGCAGCCGGCTTCCGCGCCGATCACGGCGGGCAACGGCACGCCTGGCGTCACCACGACGCCGGTCAGCGACCGCAAGGACTCGACAACCAATTACGAACTCGACAAGACCGTACGTCATCTGGAACAGCCGATGGGCGGCATCAAGCGCCTGTCGGTGGCGGTGGTGGTCAACTATCAGCGGGTGGTCGACGCCAAGGGTCACGCGACGATGCAACCGGTCTCCGCCGACAAGCTCGCGCAAGTCAATCAGCTGGTGAAAGACGCGATGGGTTTCGACCAGACGCGCGGCGACTCGGTCAACGTGGTCAACAGCCCCTTCACGGTCGACGTCGACCCGGACGCCAACCTGCCATGGTGGCGCACGCCGGACATGATCGCGCTCGCCAAGCAGATCGCGACCTACCTCGGCATCGGCGCAGTCGCCCTGTTCCTCTACTTCGTGATGGTGAAGCCGGCGCTGCGCCGCGCCTTCCCGCCGCCCGAGACGGCCGCTACCGCCGCGCTGCCGTCGCCGGACGACGAGCCGATCCTGCTCGACGGCATCCCGGCCTCCGAGCGCGAGGGCGCAGTCGTCCAACTGGAAACGGACAGCGAAATGCTCGCGCTCGAAAGCGCCAAACACAAATACGAGCGGAACCTGGAGTTCGCGCGCAACATCGCGCGCCAGGATCCGAAGATCGTCGCAACCGTCGTGAAAAATTGGGTGACCGATGAGCGCTGA
- a CDS encoding flagellar hook-basal body complex protein FliE, with product MTLPVNALSSALQQMQSMAAQAAGSNSPVADQSGAATAGGFASALKASLDKISGDQTKAIGESQAFEIGASNVSLNDVMVDMQKANVGFQFGLQVRNKLVSAYNDIMQMSV from the coding sequence ATGACTTTGCCCGTGAACGCGCTCTCGTCGGCGCTGCAACAGATGCAGTCGATGGCAGCGCAAGCGGCCGGCAGCAACAGCCCGGTCGCCGACCAGTCCGGCGCGGCGACGGCCGGCGGTTTCGCCTCGGCGCTCAAGGCGTCGCTGGACAAGATCAGCGGCGATCAGACCAAGGCGATCGGCGAATCGCAGGCGTTCGAGATCGGTGCGTCCAACGTCTCGCTGAACGACGTGATGGTCGATATGCAGAAGGCCAACGTCGGCTTCCAGTTCGGCCTGCAGGTGCGCAACAAACTGGTGTCGGCCTATAACGACATCATGCAGATGTCGGTGTGA